One window of Dyadobacter sandarakinus genomic DNA carries:
- the rpsH gene encoding 30S ribosomal protein S8 — MLTDPIADYLTRLRNAIKAKHRVVEIPASNIKKEITKVLFDKGYIQSYKFDEVGPQGTIKIALKYNPVTKQSAIVKLERISKPGLRKYAGSTALPRVLGGLGTAIVSTSKGVMTDKEAKTLNVGGEVLCFVY, encoded by the coding sequence ATGTTAACGGATCCAATAGCAGATTATCTTACCAGGCTTCGCAATGCAATCAAAGCGAAACATCGGGTTGTCGAGATACCTGCATCCAATATTAAGAAAGAAATAACGAAGGTACTATTCGATAAGGGGTACATTCAGAGTTATAAATTTGACGAAGTAGGCCCTCAGGGTACCATTAAAATTGCCTTGAAATACAATCCAGTTACCAAGCAATCTGCTATAGTAAAGCTGGAAAGGATTAGCAAGCCTGGTCTGCGTAAATATGCGGGTTCGACTGCACTGCCAAGGGTTTTGGGAGGTTTGGGCACAGCTATAGTGTCGACATCGAAGGGTGTAATGACGGATAAAGAGGCAAAGACATTAAACGTCGGCGGCGAGGTATTGTGTTTCGTTTACTAA
- the rpsN gene encoding 30S ribosomal protein S14: MAKESVKARERKRQDLVTRYAEKRKKLKEAGDWVGLDKLPRNSSAVRLHNRCKITGRPRGYMRKFGISRVCFRDMASDGKIPGVTKSSW, translated from the coding sequence ATGGCAAAAGAATCAGTTAAAGCTAGGGAGAGAAAAAGACAAGACTTGGTTACCAGATATGCTGAAAAGCGTAAAAAGTTGAAAGAAGCAGGTGACTGGGTAGGTCTGGATAAGTTGCCGAGGAATTCCTCAGCGGTGCGTTTGCATAACCGGTGCAAGATCACTGGCCGCCCAAGGGGTTACATGCGTAAGTTTGGTATTTCCAGAGTATGTTTCCGTGATATGGCGTCCGATGGCAAGATCCCCGGAGTGACAAAATCAAGTTGGTAA
- the rplE gene encoding 50S ribosomal protein L5 has translation MAQPRLKEKYTNEVVEQLKSKFQYKSSMQVPRLTKIVINKGIGAAVADKKLVDTGVEELGLITGQKAVATLSKKAVSNFKLRENMPIGAKVTLRGDRMYEFLDRLTTIAMPRVRDFKGISDKGFDGRGNYTFGVKEQIIFPEISIEKVSKITGMDITFVTSSNSDEESYELLKALGMPFVNSGKQG, from the coding sequence ATGGCACAGCCTAGATTAAAAGAAAAATACACGAACGAGGTAGTTGAACAGCTTAAGAGCAAGTTCCAGTACAAGTCAAGTATGCAGGTTCCTCGCCTGACTAAAATTGTGATCAACAAAGGTATTGGCGCGGCAGTTGCTGATAAGAAATTGGTAGATACAGGAGTTGAAGAGCTAGGCTTGATCACAGGCCAGAAGGCTGTAGCTACATTATCCAAGAAGGCTGTTTCGAACTTTAAACTTCGGGAAAATATGCCGATTGGAGCAAAGGTGACTCTTCGCGGCGACAGAATGTATGAGTTCCTTGACCGTCTGACTACCATCGCAATGCCGCGTGTTCGCGACTTTAAAGGTATCAGCGACAAAGGATTTGATGGAAGAGGTAATTACACTTTTGGTGTTAAAGAACAAATCATCTTCCCTGAGATTAGTATTGAAAAGGTGAGTAAAATCACTGGCATGGACATTACGTTTGTGACTTCATCGAATTCTGATGAAGAAAGCTACGAATTGCTCAAAGCCCTAGGCATGCCATTCGTTAATTCAGGGAAACAAGGATAA
- the rplX gene encoding 50S ribosomal protein L24: protein MESKVKGAPAKLHIRKGDTVKVISGNAKGETGVVKQVLVGKLRATVENVNMITKHIKPNAQNPQGSIEKREGAIHISNLMVVDPKTGEAAKTGRKANDKGKLQRFSKKSGNFI, encoded by the coding sequence ATGGAAAGTAAAGTTAAAGGGGCACCCGCCAAGCTGCATATCCGCAAAGGAGATACTGTAAAGGTAATTTCCGGAAACGCAAAAGGTGAAACTGGTGTCGTAAAGCAGGTTCTGGTGGGCAAGCTTAGAGCTACCGTGGAAAATGTGAATATGATCACAAAACACATCAAGCCTAATGCACAGAACCCCCAGGGGAGCATCGAAAAACGTGAAGGCGCAATTCACATCAGTAATTTGATGGTGGTTGACCCTAAAACCGGTGAAGCAGCAAAAACCGGGCGTAAAGCTAATGACAAAGGAAAGCTGCAACGGTTTTCTAAAAAGTCGGGAAATTTTATATAA
- the rplN gene encoding 50S ribosomal protein L14, with product MVQQESRLSVADNSGAKEVLVIRVLGGTGKRYASVGDKIVVTVKSALSSSNMKKGTVSKAVVVRTKKEVRRKDGTYIRFEDNAAVLLNNNDEPRGTRIFGPVARELREKQFMKIISLAPEVL from the coding sequence ATGGTACAGCAAGAATCAAGATTATCAGTAGCAGATAACAGCGGTGCTAAAGAAGTACTTGTTATACGAGTACTCGGAGGTACAGGCAAACGCTATGCATCGGTTGGCGACAAGATAGTAGTGACTGTTAAGTCAGCCCTGTCTTCAAGTAACATGAAAAAGGGAACAGTGTCCAAAGCTGTTGTCGTACGCACCAAGAAAGAGGTTAGAAGAAAGGATGGTACTTACATCCGCTTCGAAGATAATGCAGCTGTGTTGCTCAACAACAATGACGAGCCTCGCGGAACGCGTATTTTCGGACCTGTTGCCAGAGAGTTGCGTGAAAAGCAGTTCATGAAGATTATTTCTCTCGCTCCGGAAGTGCTATAA
- the rpsQ gene encoding 30S ribosomal protein S17: MEATKRNLRKERVGKVVSNKMDKSCVITVERKVKHAKYGKFMTKTTKLMVHDETNQVGIGDTISVMETRPLSKNKRWRLVEILEKAK; the protein is encoded by the coding sequence ATGGAGGCAACTAAAAGAAATTTACGTAAAGAAAGAGTAGGCAAAGTAGTAAGCAACAAGATGGATAAGTCTTGCGTGATTACTGTTGAGCGTAAAGTAAAGCATGCCAAGTACGGTAAGTTTATGACAAAAACTACCAAGCTTATGGTACATGATGAGACTAACCAAGTTGGTATCGGTGATACAATTTCGGTTATGGAGACTCGGCCGCTGAGTAAAAACAAGCGCTGGAGGTTGGTAGAAATCCTTGAAAAAGCTAAGTAA
- the rpmC gene encoding 50S ribosomal protein L29 produces the protein MTNKEIKDLSQDQLKEQIAQERERLLRLKFAHAISPIENPLRIRASRKEIARLLTELSVKENQQ, from the coding sequence ATGACTAATAAAGAGATAAAAGACCTGTCGCAAGATCAATTGAAGGAGCAAATTGCTCAGGAGAGAGAGCGTCTGTTGAGGTTGAAATTTGCCCACGCAATTTCACCCATCGAAAACCCTCTTCGGATTCGCGCCTCACGTAAGGAAATTGCAAGGCTGTTAACCGAGCTGTCGGTAAAAGAGAACCAGCAGTAA
- the rplP gene encoding 50S ribosomal protein L16: MLQPKRTKFRKQQKGKGSYNGLATRGHEIAFGSFAIKALEPGWLTARQIEAARISVTRAMKREGQVWIRIFPDKPITKKPAEVRMGKGKGAPEYWVAPVKPGTIIFEATGVALDTANEALRLAAQKLPIKTKFVVRRDYQE; encoded by the coding sequence ATGTTACAGCCGAAAAGAACGAAATTTCGCAAGCAACAGAAAGGAAAAGGTTCATACAACGGTTTGGCAACACGCGGACATGAAATCGCTTTTGGATCATTTGCAATTAAAGCACTTGAGCCAGGTTGGTTGACCGCTCGCCAGATTGAGGCAGCTCGTATTTCTGTTACCAGAGCTATGAAGAGGGAAGGCCAGGTTTGGATCAGAATTTTCCCTGATAAGCCGATTACAAAGAAGCCTGCTGAGGTTCGGATGGGTAAAGGTAAGGGTGCTCCTGAGTATTGGGTAGCTCCTGTTAAACCGGGAACTATCATTTTTGAAGCGACAGGTGTTGCTTTGGATACTGCAAATGAAGCATTGCGTTTGGCTGCCCAAAAACTGCCAATCAAGACGAAATTCGTAGTACGTCGTGATTATCAGGAATAG
- the rpsC gene encoding 30S ribosomal protein S3: MGQKVNPIGLRLGIVRGWESSWYGGKDFSDKLVEDEKIRNYIKARIPKGSISKVVIERTLKRITLTIHTARPGIVIGKGGSEVDRIKEELKKITGKDVQINIYEIKRPEIDAKLVGEAIAQQLQARISYRRAMKQSIASAMRVGTQGIKIRLAGRLGGAEMARTEEYKEGRIPLHTLRADIDYAISEAQTIYGKIGIKVWIFKGELYGKRDLTPSAATAASDRSERGSGERGGPGSGDRGGRDRRGGRNDAPRSGAEGGGDADRRKRNKNKKK; this comes from the coding sequence ATGGGACAAAAAGTTAATCCTATAGGTTTAAGACTCGGGATTGTCAGAGGATGGGAATCCAGCTGGTATGGAGGTAAGGACTTCTCTGACAAGCTCGTTGAGGATGAAAAGATCAGAAATTATATAAAAGCCCGTATTCCAAAGGGTTCAATTTCTAAGGTAGTAATCGAGAGAACACTTAAGCGTATCACATTAACAATTCACACGGCTCGTCCTGGGATTGTAATTGGTAAGGGAGGAAGTGAAGTCGATCGTATCAAGGAAGAGCTCAAAAAGATTACAGGTAAAGATGTTCAGATTAACATTTATGAAATAAAAAGACCTGAAATCGATGCGAAACTTGTAGGTGAGGCGATCGCTCAACAGCTGCAAGCACGTATTTCTTATCGTAGGGCAATGAAGCAATCAATTGCATCTGCCATGCGTGTTGGAACACAGGGAATAAAAATCCGACTTGCAGGTCGTCTGGGTGGTGCTGAAATGGCAAGAACTGAGGAGTATAAGGAAGGTAGGATTCCTCTGCATACACTTCGCGCTGATATTGACTATGCTATTTCAGAAGCTCAAACCATTTACGGTAAAATTGGAATTAAAGTCTGGATTTTCAAAGGAGAGCTTTACGGAAAACGTGATTTAACGCCAAGCGCTGCAACTGCGGCTTCTGACAGAAGTGAAAGAGGTTCTGGTGAGCGTGGCGGACCAGGTTCTGGTGATCGCGGTGGCCGGGACAGAAGAGGCGGTCGTAACGACGCACCTCGTTCAGGAGCTGAGGGCGGTGGTGATGCAGACCGTCGTAAAAGGAACAAGAACAAGAAGAAGTAG
- the rplV gene encoding 50S ribosomal protein L22 — MEAKAILKDVPTSPRKMRLVADMIRGQKVSKALALLKFQPRASSPFLHKTLLSAVANWQQLNEDAKLEDADLIVKTVFVDGGRMLKRLRPAPQGRAHRIRKRSNHITIVVDDASENVVEQSVITES; from the coding sequence ATGGAAGCAAAAGCTATATTAAAAGATGTCCCTACTTCGCCTCGCAAAATGAGGTTGGTAGCAGACATGATTCGTGGCCAAAAGGTCAGCAAGGCATTAGCGTTGCTGAAATTTCAACCAAGGGCTTCTTCGCCGTTTTTACATAAAACGCTGCTTTCTGCGGTAGCTAACTGGCAACAACTGAACGAAGATGCCAAATTGGAAGATGCAGATCTTATCGTAAAAACTGTCTTCGTTGATGGCGGTCGTATGTTGAAACGGTTACGTCCTGCACCTCAAGGTAGAGCTCACAGGATTCGCAAACGTTCAAACCACATTACAATTGTTGTGGATGACGCGTCTGAGAATGTAGTTGAACAGTCAGTTATTACCGAATCATAA
- the rpsS gene encoding 30S ribosomal protein S19 yields the protein MARSLKKGPYIDFRLENKVQAMNSSARKSVIKTWSRRSMISPDFIGHTFAVHNGNKFIPVYVTENMVGHKLGEFSPTRNFRGHTAKKDKGRK from the coding sequence ATGGCACGTTCATTAAAAAAAGGCCCATATATCGACTTTCGTCTGGAGAATAAGGTTCAGGCAATGAATAGCTCAGCTCGTAAGTCGGTTATTAAAACCTGGTCCCGCCGTTCAATGATCTCTCCTGATTTTATTGGACACACATTTGCGGTTCACAATGGAAATAAGTTTATTCCGGTTTATGTGACTGAAAATATGGTAGGGCATAAGTTAGGTGAGTTCTCGCCAACCCGGAACTTCCGCGGTCACACAGCGAAGAAAGATAAAGGTAGAAAATAG
- the rplB gene encoding 50S ribosomal protein L2: MAVKKLKPTSAGQRFRSAPVFDEITTAKPEKSLLETIKKTGGRNSQGHRTMRYIGGGHKRKYRVIDFKRNRQDVSATVTTIEYDPNRSARIALVQYEDGEKRYIIAPNALKVGQVVVAGSSVAPEVGNALPLGSMPIGTIVHNIELTPGKGGQIARSAGSYAQLVAREGRYAILKMPSGEMRMILSTCIATVGTVSNASHMNVSLGKAGRRRWLGRRPRVRGVAMNPVDHPMGGGEGRSSGGQPRSRNGQFAKGLKTRDRNKYSEKLIISRRKK, from the coding sequence ATGGCAGTTAAAAAATTAAAACCTACAAGTGCTGGTCAGCGTTTTCGCTCAGCTCCTGTGTTCGACGAGATCACAACAGCGAAACCTGAAAAGAGTCTTCTGGAAACCATCAAGAAAACAGGTGGTCGTAATAGCCAGGGACATCGCACAATGCGATATATAGGTGGCGGTCATAAAAGAAAGTACCGTGTGATTGATTTCAAAAGAAATCGCCAGGATGTTTCTGCAACCGTTACTACAATTGAGTACGATCCTAACCGTTCAGCCCGCATTGCTTTGGTGCAGTACGAGGATGGTGAGAAAAGATATATCATAGCTCCTAACGCCCTTAAGGTTGGACAGGTAGTTGTGGCGGGTAGCAGTGTTGCTCCTGAAGTGGGTAATGCTCTTCCACTCGGATCAATGCCGATTGGTACCATTGTTCATAATATTGAACTTACACCAGGTAAAGGTGGTCAGATCGCCCGTAGTGCTGGCTCATATGCGCAGCTTGTGGCTCGGGAAGGCAGATATGCGATTCTGAAAATGCCATCAGGTGAAATGAGGATGATTCTTTCTACTTGTATCGCTACTGTGGGAACGGTATCTAATGCAAGCCACATGAATGTTTCTCTTGGAAAAGCTGGTCGTAGACGTTGGCTGGGACGCCGTCCACGAGTAAGAGGTGTTGCAATGAACCCTGTGGATCACCCGATGGGTGGGGGTGAAGGCCGCTCATCAGGTGGACAACCTCGTTCTAGAAATGGTCAATTTGCGAAAGGCTTGAAGACTCGCGACCGGAATAAGTACTCTGAGAAATTAATCATAAGCCGACGTAAAAAATAA
- the rplW gene encoding 50S ribosomal protein L23, translated as MSVLKRPIITEKVTAQGGQGKYAFEVSLGANKVEIKKAVEKLFGVTVESVHTMRSIGKSKSRTSGGKFVSGKTSTIKKAIVTVAEGEIIDIYGEA; from the coding sequence ATGAGTGTACTGAAACGTCCGATTATAACCGAAAAGGTTACGGCTCAGGGAGGTCAGGGAAAATATGCTTTCGAAGTTTCCCTTGGTGCCAATAAAGTGGAAATCAAGAAAGCTGTTGAAAAGCTGTTTGGGGTTACCGTAGAAAGCGTTCACACCATGCGTAGCATCGGTAAGAGTAAGTCTCGTACTTCGGGAGGAAAATTTGTTAGTGGAAAAACTTCAACGATTAAAAAAGCAATCGTGACAGTAGCAGAAGGTGAGATCATCGATATCTACGGCGAAGCTTAA
- the rplD gene encoding 50S ribosomal protein L4 — MELSVINIKGEDTGKKVSMPESVFGIEPNTHAIYLDVKLYLANQRQGTHKSKERAEVNRSTRKIKRQKGTGGARAGSVKSPVFVGGGRIFGPRPRTYGFKINKKVKSLARKSAFAAKAKADSISILEAFNFDSPKTKSYLNVLNSLALTGTKTLLILPAIDNNVYLSSRNIPKAKVTTVEAVNTYDLLYADRLLISESALSILETQLNK; from the coding sequence ATGGAACTGTCTGTAATTAATATAAAAGGAGAGGATACCGGGAAAAAAGTGAGCATGCCCGAGAGCGTTTTCGGCATTGAGCCCAATACCCATGCTATCTATCTCGATGTGAAATTGTATCTCGCGAATCAGCGTCAGGGAACTCACAAATCGAAAGAACGTGCAGAAGTAAATCGTTCAACCAGAAAGATCAAGCGCCAGAAAGGTACGGGCGGTGCTCGTGCAGGTAGCGTAAAGTCGCCTGTATTTGTAGGTGGTGGACGTATCTTCGGACCGAGACCACGGACTTACGGCTTCAAGATCAACAAGAAAGTAAAATCCTTGGCACGGAAGTCTGCATTTGCAGCAAAAGCTAAGGCTGATTCAATCTCGATTCTGGAAGCATTCAACTTCGATTCACCTAAGACGAAGTCATATTTGAATGTGTTGAATTCACTGGCTCTTACAGGAACAAAGACCTTGTTGATTTTGCCAGCAATTGACAACAATGTCTATTTGTCTAGCCGTAATATTCCTAAGGCAAAAGTGACCACCGTAGAGGCGGTTAATACTTATGATCTTCTGTATGCAGACCGCCTGTTAATAAGTGAATCTGCTTTGTCTATTTTGGAAACCCAACTGAACAAATAA
- the rplC gene encoding 50S ribosomal protein L3 — protein MSGLIGKKIGMTSLYNADGQALACTVIQAGPCVVTQVRSDEKDGYKAIQLGFGEKKEKNSSQPLIGHFKKAGTTPKQKLVEFKEFDVEHALGTSLSVQDVFEEGEFVDVVGSAKGRGFQGVVKRHGFGGVGGQTHGQHNRARHPGSIGACSFPSRVFKGIRMGGRMGNHRVKIQNLRILKVIPEQNILVVSGSVPGSKNSFLIIEK, from the coding sequence ATGTCTGGTTTAATTGGTAAGAAGATCGGAATGACCAGTTTGTACAATGCTGACGGGCAGGCTCTGGCATGTACAGTTATTCAGGCTGGTCCTTGTGTTGTTACACAAGTAAGATCTGATGAAAAGGATGGCTATAAGGCTATTCAGTTAGGGTTTGGAGAGAAAAAAGAAAAAAACTCTTCACAACCGTTGATCGGTCACTTTAAAAAGGCCGGTACGACTCCTAAGCAAAAGCTAGTTGAGTTTAAGGAGTTTGATGTTGAGCATGCGTTAGGCACTTCTCTTTCGGTACAGGATGTATTTGAAGAAGGCGAATTCGTGGATGTTGTCGGTTCTGCCAAAGGCCGCGGCTTTCAGGGTGTTGTTAAGCGTCATGGTTTTGGTGGTGTAGGCGGTCAGACGCACGGACAGCACAACAGAGCTCGTCACCCAGGTTCAATTGGTGCTTGTTCTTTTCCATCGCGTGTTTTCAAGGGAATACGCATGGGTGGACGTATGGGTAACCATCGTGTAAAAATTCAGAACCTGCGCATTCTGAAAGTGATTCCTGAGCAAAACATTTTAGTAGTGAGCGGCTCAGTACCTGGTTCAAAAAATTCATTTCTAATTATTGAGAAATAG
- the rpsJ gene encoding 30S ribosomal protein S10 codes for MNQKIRIKLRSFDHNLVDKSAEKIVKAVKATGAVVSGPIPLPTKTEKFTVLRSPHVNKKSREQFQLCTYKRLVDIFSTSAKTVDALMKLELPSGVDVEIKV; via the coding sequence ATGAATCAAAAAATCAGAATTAAACTGCGGTCATTTGACCACAACTTGGTTGACAAATCGGCTGAGAAAATTGTAAAGGCTGTAAAGGCAACTGGTGCGGTAGTAAGTGGCCCTATTCCTTTGCCTACAAAGACTGAGAAGTTCACTGTATTGCGTTCTCCGCACGTTAATAAAAAATCACGTGAGCAGTTCCAGCTTTGTACTTACAAACGTCTGGTAGATATATTCTCTACAAGTGCGAAAACAGTTGATGCATTGATGAAGCTTGAATTGCCGAGCGGAGTTGATGTAGAAATTAAGGTTTAG
- the fusA gene encoding elongation factor G — MARDLRLTRNIGIAAHIDAGKTTTTERILYYAGVSHKIGEVHDGAATMDWMEQEQERGITITSAATTVNWNYRDEKYHINIIDTPGHVDFTVEVNRSLRVLDGLVFLFSAVDGVEPQSETNWRLANNYNVARIGFVNKMDRSGADFLKVCTQVKEMLGSYAVPLQLPIGAEDSFRGVVDLVNFRGIEWNEADKGMTFTEVPIPDDMIEEATEWREKLLEAVAEFDDTLMEKYFEDPNSISEDEILAALRAATISMKIVPMVCGSSFKNKGVQTMLDYVMAILPSPLDRESIIGTDPRTGNEISRQPSEKDPFCALAFKIATDPYVGRLCFIRSYSGVLESGSYVLNNRSGNKERISRIFQMHANKQNQIDKLEAGDIGAVVGFKDIKTGDTLSEEKSPIVLESMVFPEPVIGYAIEPKKAADSDNFSKAITKLIEEDPTLQVESNEETGQTIIKGMGELHLEIIIDRMRREFKVEVNQGAPQVAYKEILTKNFEHREVYKKQTGGRGKFADIVFEIGPRDDNEEGKEPKTGLQFVNEVVGGAIPREFIAPVQKGFEAAMVNGALAGYPLDSMKVRLFHGSFHDVDSDSLSFELAAKIGFKEAARHAGSKLMEPIMHVEVLTPDEYTGPITGDLNRRRGIMRGMDSRNGAQVIKADVPLSELFGYVTDLRTMSSGRATASLTFAYYEIVPNNIADGVIERAKGLVKA; from the coding sequence ATGGCACGTGATTTAAGATTAACAAGAAACATTGGTATTGCTGCGCACATTGATGCCGGTAAGACAACGACAACGGAGCGTATCCTGTACTATGCAGGGGTAAGCCACAAAATTGGAGAAGTGCATGATGGTGCAGCTACCATGGACTGGATGGAGCAGGAGCAGGAGCGTGGTATTACAATTACATCCGCTGCCACTACTGTTAACTGGAATTACCGTGATGAAAAATACCATATCAACATCATTGATACGCCGGGACACGTTGACTTTACAGTTGAGGTAAACCGTTCTTTGCGCGTTCTGGATGGATTGGTATTCCTTTTCAGTGCAGTGGATGGTGTTGAGCCTCAATCTGAAACAAACTGGCGTCTTGCTAACAACTACAATGTAGCACGTATCGGGTTTGTAAATAAAATGGACCGCTCAGGTGCTGACTTCCTGAAAGTTTGTACTCAGGTTAAAGAAATGCTGGGCAGCTATGCTGTGCCTCTTCAATTGCCGATTGGTGCTGAAGATTCATTCCGTGGTGTGGTTGATCTGGTTAACTTCCGTGGTATTGAGTGGAACGAAGCCGACAAAGGTATGACCTTTACTGAGGTGCCTATTCCTGACGATATGATCGAGGAAGCTACCGAATGGAGAGAAAAATTGCTTGAAGCAGTTGCTGAGTTCGATGATACTTTGATGGAGAAATATTTTGAAGATCCGAATTCGATCTCAGAAGATGAAATCCTCGCTGCATTGCGCGCTGCAACGATCAGCATGAAGATTGTACCGATGGTTTGCGGTTCTTCTTTCAAAAACAAAGGCGTTCAGACGATGCTGGATTACGTGATGGCTATTCTGCCTTCACCATTGGATCGCGAAAGCATCATTGGTACAGATCCACGCACCGGTAACGAAATCAGCCGTCAACCTTCAGAAAAAGATCCTTTCTGCGCACTGGCGTTCAAAATTGCGACTGACCCCTACGTAGGTCGTCTTTGCTTCATCCGTTCTTACTCGGGCGTGCTTGAATCAGGTTCATATGTATTGAACAACCGGTCAGGTAACAAAGAACGTATCTCACGTATTTTCCAAATGCATGCTAACAAGCAAAATCAGATTGATAAGCTTGAAGCAGGTGATATTGGTGCGGTAGTAGGGTTTAAAGATATTAAAACAGGAGATACACTTTCTGAGGAAAAATCACCGATCGTTCTCGAATCAATGGTGTTTCCAGAGCCTGTAATTGGTTATGCGATCGAGCCTAAGAAAGCCGCGGACAGCGACAACTTCTCGAAAGCAATCACTAAACTGATTGAAGAAGATCCGACACTTCAGGTTGAATCGAACGAAGAGACTGGTCAGACGATCATCAAAGGTATGGGTGAGCTGCACCTTGAAATTATCATTGACCGTATGCGTCGTGAATTCAAGGTGGAAGTAAACCAGGGAGCTCCTCAGGTTGCTTACAAGGAAATCCTTACCAAGAACTTTGAACACCGCGAGGTTTACAAAAAACAAACGGGTGGTCGTGGTAAATTCGCCGATATTGTATTTGAAATCGGACCACGTGATGATAACGAAGAAGGTAAAGAACCAAAAACTGGTTTGCAGTTTGTGAACGAAGTTGTGGGTGGTGCTATCCCCCGCGAATTCATCGCTCCTGTTCAGAAAGGTTTTGAAGCAGCAATGGTTAATGGTGCATTGGCAGGCTATCCTTTGGATTCGATGAAAGTGCGTTTGTTCCATGGTTCATTCCACGATGTCGATTCAGATTCACTCTCTTTCGAATTGGCTGCCAAAATTGGTTTCAAAGAGGCTGCCCGCCATGCGGGATCGAAATTGATGGAACCGATCATGCACGTTGAAGTGCTGACTCCTGATGAGTATACCGGTCCAATTACTGGTGACCTTAACCGTCGTCGTGGAATTATGAGGGGTATGGACTCTCGCAATGGAGCTCAGGTTATCAAAGCTGATGTACCTCTTTCAGAATTGTTTGGCTATGTTACCGATCTTCGTACTATGTCTTCAGGCCGTGCGACTGCATCTCTGACATTTGCTTACTACGAGATTGTTCCTAACAATATCGCAGACGGTGTTATTGAAAGAGCAAAAGGTTTGGTTAAAGCGTAA
- the rpsG gene encoding 30S ribosomal protein S7: MRKSKPKKRYILPDPKFRDVQVTKFVNNLMFEGKKSIAFTIFYDALELVEKKTSENGLETWRKALNNVTPSVEVKSRRVGGATFQVPTEVRPERKQSLGMKWLINYSRKRGEKTMVDRLAGEIIAAAKGEGAAVKKKDDTHRMADANKAFSHFRF; the protein is encoded by the coding sequence ATGAGAAAGTCCAAACCTAAGAAAAGATATATTCTTCCGGATCCTAAGTTCAGGGACGTTCAGGTAACCAAGTTTGTGAATAACCTGATGTTTGAAGGAAAGAAAAGCATTGCTTTCACTATTTTTTATGATGCATTGGAACTGGTTGAGAAAAAAACCAGCGAAAATGGTCTGGAAACATGGAGAAAGGCATTGAACAATGTTACTCCTTCTGTGGAAGTTAAAAGCCGCCGCGTGGGTGGTGCTACGTTCCAGGTACCAACTGAAGTTCGTCCTGAGCGTAAGCAGTCTCTTGGTATGAAATGGCTGATCAACTATTCCCGTAAACGCGGTGAAAAAACAATGGTAGACCGTCTTGCCGGTGAGATCATTGCAGCGGCTAAGGGTGAAGGTGCTGCGGTTAAAAAGAAAGACGATACGCACCGTATGGCGGATGCAAACAAAGCATTCTCACACTTTAGATTTTAA
- the rpsL gene encoding 30S ribosomal protein S12 — translation MPTISQLVRKGRETITWKSKSPALDSCPQRRGVCTRVYTTTPKKPNSALRKVARVRLSNNKEVNAYIPGEGHNLQEHSIVLIRGGRVKDLPGVRYHIIRGALDTAGVNGRKQRRSKYGAKRPKPGQAPAAPTKGKKK, via the coding sequence ATGCCTACTATTTCACAATTAGTCCGTAAAGGTAGAGAGACCATTACATGGAAATCCAAGTCTCCGGCTTTGGATTCATGCCCTCAGCGCAGGGGCGTGTGCACAAGGGTGTACACTACTACGCCTAAAAAACCGAACTCCGCTCTTCGTAAAGTTGCGCGTGTTCGCTTGTCAAACAACAAAGAGGTGAATGCCTACATCCCGGGTGAGGGTCACAACCTTCAGGAGCACTCGATCGTTCTGATCCGTGGCGGAAGGGTTAAGGATTTGCCGGGAGTTCGTTACCACATTATTCGTGGAGCATTGGATACCGCAGGTGTGAACGGACGTAAGCAACGTCGTTCGAAGTATGGTGCAAAACGTCCGAAACCAGGTCAGGCTCCGGCAGCACCAACAAAAGGTAAGAAAAAATAA